The Lutibacter profundi genome includes a region encoding these proteins:
- a CDS encoding zinc ribbon domain-containing protein, whose product MKTTNFTIEKRNKLINLIFQQRIIVAQLSNDLDKTSDDEKLQNHLMLEYEKALNELQTVENEYTLILPKIELSRCPFSKEIYTLSIDSFGLNGPWWDANQPIRTFEKESKTFFALTGSVNIKGELPDAPFPIKPGPAVPWVSPRLLSNKNITAVLSAIKIDIYNAYVVVYFSKDKTIEIERINTWGTDGYIAEDIEGIAVLGSTFDEEDEYDFDITPWIEKGKLKWIFPNDDALELQDSVDNCPYLGIKGYQYPVLIQNKTIKSCMLKLEYDDDDDDERKSKNFCTNCGAPVIKGAKFCGNCGNKLN is encoded by the coding sequence ATGAAAACTACTAATTTCACAATAGAAAAAAGAAATAAATTAATTAATTTAATATTTCAACAAAGAATTATTGTCGCACAATTATCAAATGATTTAGACAAAACATCTGATGACGAAAAGCTACAAAATCATTTAATGCTCGAATATGAAAAAGCACTAAACGAACTTCAAACAGTTGAAAATGAATACACCCTAATTTTACCTAAAATAGAGTTATCACGTTGTCCATTTTCTAAGGAAATTTATACTTTATCTATTGACTCGTTTGGACTAAATGGTCCTTGGTGGGATGCCAATCAACCAATAAGAACTTTTGAGAAAGAAAGCAAAACTTTTTTTGCATTAACTGGCAGTGTTAATATTAAAGGAGAATTGCCAGATGCACCTTTCCCTATAAAACCCGGACCTGCTGTGCCTTGGGTTTCTCCTAGATTACTGTCTAACAAAAATATTACAGCCGTTTTATCTGCTATTAAAATTGACATATACAATGCCTACGTTGTTGTGTATTTTTCAAAGGATAAAACTATAGAAATAGAAAGAATAAACACTTGGGGCACTGATGGGTATATAGCTGAAGATATTGAAGGAATAGCTGTTTTAGGCAGTACTTTTGATGAAGAAGATGAATATGATTTTGATATTACCCCGTGGATAGAAAAAGGAAAATTAAAATGGATTTTCCCAAATGATGATGCATTAGAACTTCAAGATAGTGTTGATAATTGTCCTTATTTAGGTATTAAAGGTTACCAATACCCAGTACTTATTCAAAATAAAACAATAAAAAGTTGTATGCTTAAACTAGAATATGATGATGATGATGATGATGAAAGAAAATCTAAGAACTTTTGTACTAACTGTGGCGCTCCAGTAATTAAAGGAGCTAAATTTTGTGGAAATTGTGGAAATAAACTTAATTAA
- a CDS encoding zinc ribbon domain-containing protein codes for MPFCTNCGASINNKTKFCPNCGFKIGITPKNSSEPSKKKMEKGVVKSLKNETSNYVKSKIKETVSPKTQKDNLYTHSEIKTDDIQIDNNNTINTKKTAKNLILFYVLLNILLFSFGEGSDDIMGVKFFSVIILVIYFIRHQKEKPLNWLLKIFIGLQAILLFSIFITQSQYLFVNFISFLTTLSLLGLFIIILLLLFKGNKTQ; via the coding sequence ATGCCTTTTTGTACTAACTGTGGAGCATCAATTAATAACAAAACTAAATTTTGTCCAAATTGTGGATTTAAAATTGGAATAACGCCCAAAAATAGCAGTGAACCGTCCAAAAAGAAAATGGAAAAAGGAGTGGTAAAAAGCTTGAAAAATGAAACTTCAAACTATGTGAAATCAAAAATAAAGGAGACTGTTTCTCCAAAAACCCAAAAAGATAATTTATATACACACTCAGAAATCAAAACTGATGATATTCAAATTGATAACAACAATACTATTAATACGAAGAAAACAGCTAAAAACTTAATACTATTTTATGTTTTATTAAATATACTTTTATTTTCATTTGGGGAAGGTTCTGACGATATTATGGGAGTAAAATTCTTTTCTGTAATTATACTTGTTATTTATTTTATTAGACATCAAAAAGAAAAACCTCTTAATTGGCTACTTAAAATATTTATAGGATTACAAGCCATACTGCTATTCTCAATTTTCATAACTCAATCTCAATACCTTTTTGTTAATTTCATTTCATTTTTAACAACCTTATCACTTCTAGGATTATTTATTATCATACTCCTGTTATTATTTAAAGGAAATAAAACTCAATAA
- a CDS encoding zinc ribbon domain-containing protein: MKTIYCTNCGEAITEDTKFCPSCGKKTNNNQKENLEEPKNSSFNPNTSSSNIFLEINNKITLQNSESKIVKRSWYAAGFFLLIIIVAFMDLDALPIHPAIVMISIFFFIISIVIGYMFKSREKKLQTLINGENLVAEWTLTKEQKKSYVNYLFKQESGKNLIILFSIGLIAIVVFGIFILVIDEGKLFMFLVLIGLILFLASFAYGMPFYYKIRNTKGDGKILIGAKYAYINGYFHNWDFPLSGLKKIKIIEDPFYGIYLVYYYTDRTLKHSEELYIPANNTIDLPKLITTLKNLN; this comes from the coding sequence ATGAAAACTATATATTGTACAAATTGTGGTGAAGCTATAACTGAAGACACTAAATTTTGTCCCAGTTGCGGTAAAAAAACAAATAACAATCAAAAAGAAAATTTAGAAGAACCCAAAAACTCTTCTTTTAACCCTAATACCTCCTCATCAAATATTTTTTTAGAAATAAATAATAAAATTACCCTTCAAAATAGTGAAAGTAAGATTGTTAAACGTTCTTGGTATGCTGCTGGTTTCTTTTTATTAATTATTATTGTAGCTTTTATGGATTTGGATGCATTACCAATACACCCAGCAATTGTAATGATTTCTATTTTCTTTTTTATAATATCAATAGTTATTGGATATATGTTTAAAAGTAGAGAAAAAAAATTACAAACTTTAATAAACGGCGAAAATTTAGTGGCTGAATGGACTTTAACAAAGGAACAAAAAAAGAGCTACGTTAATTATTTATTTAAACAAGAATCTGGCAAAAACCTAATCATCCTTTTTTCAATAGGATTAATTGCTATTGTAGTTTTTGGAATATTTATTTTAGTTATTGATGAAGGAAAATTATTTATGTTTTTAGTACTTATAGGCTTAATATTATTTTTAGCCTCTTTTGCCTATGGAATGCCTTTTTATTACAAAATAAGAAATACTAAAGGTGATGGCAAAATATTAATTGGAGCAAAATACGCTTATATAAATGGTTATTTTCATAATTGGGATTTCCCTTTATCAGGTTTAAAAAAGATAAAAATTATTGAAGATCCTTTTTATGGCATTTACTTGGTTTATTATTATACGGATAGAACTTTAAAACATAGCGAAGAACTCTATATTCCTGCAAACAACACTATTGATTTACCTAAATTAATTACAACTTTAAAAAATTTAAATTAG
- a CDS encoding sulfite exporter TauE/SafE family protein, whose product MDFNLPLFAGIIAAVAHVISGPDHLAAVTPFAIESKKKAWKVGLFWGIGHLLGMLSIGILFLLFKEFIPVEKISAHSEKFVGVLLIGLSIWIFFQLFRKEKNHTHTHIHTENNGIIHKHPHQHSEEKSHNHQHINLKQNTMASLSFGYVHGLAGIAHFLLFLPVLGFTSKLESTEYIIGFGIGTILAMVSYAIVIGHISLASKNNHNINFFKGIRFASGLFALIIGVYWILVN is encoded by the coding sequence ATGGACTTTAACTTACCCTTATTCGCAGGCATAATTGCTGCGGTTGCTCATGTTATTTCAGGCCCTGATCATTTGGCTGCTGTAACTCCTTTTGCAATTGAAAGCAAGAAAAAGGCTTGGAAAGTAGGTTTGTTTTGGGGAATAGGGCATTTGTTGGGAATGTTATCTATTGGTATTTTATTTTTACTTTTTAAAGAATTTATTCCTGTTGAAAAAATTTCAGCTCACAGTGAAAAATTTGTTGGCGTACTGTTAATTGGGTTAAGTATTTGGATCTTTTTTCAATTGTTTAGAAAAGAAAAAAATCACACACACACACATATTCATACTGAAAATAATGGTATTATTCACAAACATCCCCACCAACATTCTGAAGAAAAATCACACAATCATCAGCATATAAACTTAAAGCAAAACACAATGGCTTCCTTATCTTTTGGCTATGTTCATGGGTTAGCTGGTATTGCTCATTTTTTATTGTTTTTACCCGTTTTGGGGTTTACATCTAAACTAGAGTCTACCGAATACATTATTGGGTTTGGAATTGGAACCATACTTGCTATGGTTTCTTATGCAATTGTTATTGGGCATATTTCTCTTGCCTCAAAAAACAACCACAATATCAACTTTTTTAAAGGAATACGTTTTGCAAGCGGTTTATTTGCTTTAATTATTGGCGTTTATTGGATTTTAGTAAATTAA
- the hypE gene encoding hydrogenase expression/formation protein HypE yields MEKIVDIGFETIHLGHGSGGELTRNLLDKIIFKTFSNPFLDQKHDGSIVEFNEKIAISTDSFVITPIFFKGGDIGSLAVHGTVNDVAMCGAIPKYLSLAFIIEEGLKVSDFIKIVQSIKKAADESGVLIITGDTKVVERGKGDKIFINTTGFGEMHSKANISIQNILENDVIIVNSFIAQHGMAIMSDREGLEFETTIKSDSTNLNYLVKDLLDEFGNNIKMFRDPTRGGLGTVLHEIANDISKGVFIKETDIPIEKQVAAACEMLGLDPLYVANEGVFLTIVSKEIASEVLQLMRNHSKGKNAAIIGFVTNNHPKKVVMESSIGGKRIVSPLVGEQLPRIC; encoded by the coding sequence ATGGAAAAAATAGTAGATATAGGATTTGAAACTATTCATTTAGGTCACGGAAGTGGAGGTGAATTAACCAGGAATTTATTAGACAAAATAATTTTCAAAACATTTAGCAATCCGTTTTTAGATCAAAAACATGATGGATCTATTGTAGAATTTAATGAAAAAATTGCCATTTCAACAGATAGTTTTGTGATAACTCCAATTTTTTTTAAAGGAGGAGATATTGGTAGTTTAGCAGTACACGGAACTGTAAACGATGTTGCAATGTGTGGTGCAATACCAAAATATTTGTCGTTAGCTTTTATTATTGAAGAAGGATTAAAAGTGTCAGATTTCATAAAAATTGTTCAATCTATAAAAAAAGCAGCCGATGAAAGTGGTGTACTAATAATTACTGGAGATACTAAAGTAGTGGAAAGAGGGAAAGGCGATAAAATTTTTATAAATACAACGGGTTTTGGTGAAATGCATTCAAAAGCAAATATATCAATCCAAAATATATTAGAAAATGATGTAATTATTGTTAATAGTTTTATTGCTCAACACGGAATGGCAATTATGAGTGACAGAGAAGGGTTAGAATTTGAAACTACAATTAAAAGTGATTCTACCAATTTAAATTATTTGGTAAAAGATTTGTTAGATGAATTTGGCAATAACATTAAAATGTTTAGAGACCCAACACGTGGTGGGCTAGGAACAGTATTGCATGAAATTGCCAATGATATTTCTAAAGGTGTTTTTATAAAAGAAACTGATATTCCTATTGAAAAACAAGTTGCAGCCGCATGTGAAATGCTTGGTTTAGATCCGCTTTATGTAGCCAATGAAGGTGTTTTTTTAACAATAGTTAGTAAAGAAATTGCTTCTGAGGTTTTACAATTAATGAGAAACCATTCAAAAGGAAAAAATGCGGCTATTATTGGCTTCGTTACAAATAACCACCCTAAAAAAGTAGTTATGGAAAGTTCAATTGGAGGTAAACGAATTGTGAGTCCGTTAGTTGGAGAGCAATTACCTAGAATTTGTTAA
- the hypD gene encoding hydrogenase formation protein HypD — translation MKYLAEYRNLEETKKVLDEIHNITKHEWNIMEICGGQTHGLVKNGILELLPEKVRMIHGPGCPVCVTPLNLIDKAIDLLEKGVIVCSFGDMIRVPGSKKSLLEAKALGGDLRILYSPLEAVAVAKENPTKEVVFFAVGFETTAPANALSVLHAEKEGVTNYSILASHVLVPPAMEAILDDEFCTIDAFLGAGHVCAIMGTEEYEPLVTKYKIPIVVTGFEPLDLVQGIYMAVKQLEENRFELENQYARVVKKEGNVAAKNVINQVFEIGTREWRGIGEIPNSGYVIKSKYKNYDAEAKFNISHIKVPENSSCIAGEILRGIKKPAECAQFGKACNPSNPLGAPMVSSEGACAAYYHFSII, via the coding sequence ATGAAGTATTTAGCGGAATATAGAAATTTAGAAGAGACTAAAAAAGTATTAGATGAAATTCATAATATTACTAAACATGAATGGAATATTATGGAAATTTGTGGCGGACAAACACACGGTTTAGTTAAAAATGGTATTTTAGAATTACTACCAGAGAAAGTTAGAATGATTCATGGCCCAGGTTGCCCAGTTTGTGTAACGCCGCTAAATTTAATTGATAAAGCCATTGATTTACTTGAAAAAGGAGTTATTGTTTGCTCTTTTGGGGATATGATTCGAGTTCCAGGGAGTAAAAAAAGTTTGCTGGAAGCTAAAGCTTTAGGTGGTGATTTACGTATTTTGTATTCACCTTTAGAAGCGGTAGCTGTTGCTAAAGAAAATCCAACAAAAGAAGTTGTGTTTTTTGCTGTTGGTTTTGAAACCACAGCTCCTGCAAATGCTCTTTCAGTTTTACATGCAGAAAAAGAAGGTGTTACTAATTATTCTATTTTGGCATCTCATGTGCTAGTTCCGCCAGCTATGGAAGCTATTTTAGATGATGAGTTTTGTACTATTGATGCTTTTTTAGGAGCTGGCCATGTGTGTGCAATTATGGGAACTGAAGAATATGAACCATTGGTAACAAAATATAAAATACCAATTGTGGTTACAGGTTTTGAACCTTTAGATTTAGTTCAGGGAATTTATATGGCGGTAAAACAATTAGAAGAAAATAGATTTGAATTAGAAAATCAATATGCGCGAGTAGTTAAAAAGGAAGGGAATGTAGCTGCAAAAAATGTGATAAATCAAGTTTTTGAAATTGGTACTAGAGAATGGCGTGGAATAGGAGAAATTCCTAATAGTGGATATGTAATTAAATCAAAATACAAAAATTACGATGCTGAAGCAAAGTTTAATATCAGTCATATAAAAGTACCTGAAAATAGTTCTTGTATTGCGGGTGAAATTTTAAGAGGAATTAAAAAACCTGCTGAGTGTGCTCAGTTTGGTAAAGCATGCAACCCTTCAAATCCACTAGGAGCACCAATGGTATCTTCAGAAGGGGCTTGTGCAGCATATTATCATTTTTCAATAATATAA
- the hypF gene encoding carbamoyltransferase HypF, with translation MLKTYKIYISGQVQGVGFRPFVYNLATKHLIKGSVSNDENGVVIYATQTRDNIKLFYEELLKNPPPVSHILASEIKPTNFFKFDNFKIIPSSKNGNINLPLTPDFAICEACKTEINNSTNRRYNYPFTTCVNCGPRWAITQSFPFERNHTSMDMFTMCDDCEKEYTNPGDRRFHSQTNTCSTCGIQLHLEDTNSKKITINISITFKKVAQFLTDGKIIAIKNTSGYLLCCNAEDSEVIQKLRKLKNRPNKPFAVLYPSLEKLQKELKLNELQVKSLTSKEHPITIISSENYQGNLVLNEIAPKLNQLGVMLPYTGILQLLANELDFPIIATSGNIHGSPIISNNEDAIEKLKNVADYFLHHNLKITQPQDDSVLKFSFKFKQPVLFRRSRGFAPNYFGAQLKSTEKIIAMGADLKSSITFYPNQYIYSSQYLGNLENYDVYNRFIAMVNSYIKIFEQQPQVILIDKHPLYHSSEFGRDFAKKNKAKLIEIQHHKAHFTAILGDHNLFKKKVLGVIFDGTGYGDDKAIWGGEFFNYEKNKIKRINHLEYFDWLLGDKMAKEPRISLLSLATSEMDGILSVKFTPNELKTYKTLKTLNRLKTSSVGRLFDAVASLLNITDYNSYEGEAAILLENLVTGYNIKNCKSYLNSIEKGISSKEIIKQIAIDVKKGKSKQKIILNFLFTLANTIIEMAKTNNYKYIAFSGGVFQNTTLVDMLIELVPKEIKLYFHKDLSPNDENISFGQLMYYIHIKK, from the coding sequence ATGCTCAAAACTTATAAAATTTATATTTCTGGACAAGTACAAGGTGTTGGATTTAGACCTTTTGTGTATAATCTAGCAACAAAACATTTAATAAAAGGCTCTGTATCAAATGATGAAAATGGAGTTGTTATTTATGCAACGCAAACACGTGATAACATTAAACTATTTTATGAAGAATTACTTAAAAATCCGCCTCCAGTTTCACATATTTTAGCAAGTGAAATTAAGCCAACTAATTTTTTTAAGTTTGATAATTTTAAAATAATTCCTTCAAGTAAAAACGGGAATATTAACTTACCGCTAACACCTGATTTTGCAATTTGTGAAGCGTGTAAAACTGAAATTAATAATTCAACAAATCGCAGGTATAATTACCCATTTACTACTTGTGTAAATTGTGGGCCGCGTTGGGCTATAACACAATCTTTTCCTTTTGAAAGAAACCATACAAGCATGGATATGTTTACAATGTGTGATGATTGTGAAAAAGAATATACCAATCCGGGAGATAGAAGATTTCATTCACAAACAAATACCTGTTCTACCTGCGGAATTCAGTTGCATTTAGAAGATACTAATTCAAAAAAAATAACGATAAATATATCAATTACTTTTAAAAAAGTAGCTCAGTTTCTTACAGATGGAAAAATAATTGCAATAAAAAACACAAGTGGATATTTGTTATGTTGCAATGCTGAAGATTCAGAGGTTATTCAAAAACTAAGAAAGTTAAAGAACCGTCCAAATAAACCATTTGCGGTATTGTATCCTTCTTTAGAAAAACTTCAAAAAGAATTAAAATTAAATGAGTTGCAGGTAAAGTCTCTAACTTCAAAAGAACACCCCATAACCATTATTTCATCTGAAAACTACCAAGGAAACTTGGTATTAAATGAAATTGCTCCAAAATTAAATCAGTTAGGCGTAATGCTGCCATATACAGGAATTTTACAGTTATTAGCAAATGAATTAGATTTTCCAATAATAGCTACAAGTGGTAATATTCATGGTTCTCCAATTATTAGTAATAATGAAGATGCTATAGAGAAATTAAAAAATGTAGCCGATTATTTTCTGCACCATAATTTAAAAATAACACAACCTCAAGACGATTCTGTGTTAAAATTCAGCTTTAAATTTAAGCAACCAGTTTTGTTTAGGCGCTCGCGAGGTTTTGCCCCCAATTATTTTGGAGCTCAATTAAAATCTACTGAAAAAATAATAGCAATGGGTGCAGATTTAAAAAGCAGTATTACTTTTTATCCTAATCAGTATATTTATAGCAGTCAATATTTAGGGAATTTAGAAAACTACGATGTTTATAATCGGTTTATAGCAATGGTAAATTCATATATCAAAATTTTTGAACAACAACCTCAAGTAATTTTGATAGATAAGCATCCATTATATCACAGTTCAGAATTTGGAAGAGATTTTGCGAAAAAAAACAAGGCCAAATTAATTGAAATACAACATCATAAAGCACATTTTACAGCTATTTTAGGAGACCATAATTTATTTAAAAAAAAGGTATTAGGTGTTATTTTTGATGGTACCGGTTATGGTGATGACAAGGCTATTTGGGGAGGAGAATTTTTTAATTACGAAAAAAATAAAATAAAAAGAATCAATCACCTAGAATATTTTGATTGGTTGTTAGGCGATAAAATGGCTAAAGAACCACGTATTTCATTGTTGTCTTTAGCAACTTCAGAAATGGATGGAATTTTGAGTGTTAAATTCACACCAAATGAATTAAAAACGTATAAAACCTTAAAAACGTTAAATAGGTTAAAAACTTCTTCTGTAGGACGGTTATTTGATGCGGTAGCTTCTTTATTAAATATAACAGATTATAATTCATACGAAGGTGAAGCAGCAATCCTTTTAGAAAATTTAGTTACGGGGTATAATATAAAAAACTGCAAAAGTTATTTGAATTCTATAGAAAAAGGGATTTCTTCCAAAGAAATAATAAAACAAATAGCTATTGATGTTAAAAAAGGAAAATCTAAACAAAAAATTATTTTAAATTTTTTGTTCACATTAGCAAATACAATTATTGAAATGGCAAAAACAAACAATTATAAATATATAGCATTTAGCGGAGGTGTTTTTCAAAACACTACATTGGTAGATATGCTAATTGAATTAGTTCCTAAAGAAATAAAATTGTATTTTCATAAAGATTTATCGCCAAATGATGAAAATATTTCATTCGGTCAACTGATGTATTATATTCATATTAAAAAATAA
- a CDS encoding hydrogenase maturation protease translates to MISDDVMELQKLFYQTHNYLNSEKKDSILVLGIGNYLMGDEGVGVHTIHALSKIDLPDNVDIMDGGTGSFDLMPILSQYPLVIFVDATMDNKPAGTIDVIYPKFAADFPTVLSAHDVGLKDMIEALEFQNQLPKIILVTVSITEMIPMTISLTDNVENSIQHVVNKILNILNKITIEK, encoded by the coding sequence ATGATTTCAGATGATGTAATGGAGCTGCAAAAGCTATTTTATCAAACTCATAATTATTTAAATAGTGAGAAAAAAGATAGCATTTTAGTTCTAGGTATTGGTAATTATTTAATGGGAGATGAAGGTGTTGGTGTGCACACCATTCATGCTTTGAGTAAAATTGATTTACCTGACAATGTGGATATTATGGACGGTGGTACAGGAAGTTTTGATTTAATGCCAATTCTATCACAATACCCCTTGGTGATTTTTGTTGATGCTACAATGGATAATAAACCTGCAGGAACTATAGATGTTATTTATCCTAAATTTGCAGCTGATTTCCCAACAGTATTAAGTGCCCATGATGTTGGGCTAAAAGATATGATTGAAGCCTTAGAGTTTCAAAATCAATTACCAAAAATAATTTTAGTAACAGTCTCTATTACAGAAATGATTCCTATGACTATTAGCCTGACAGATAACGTTGAAAATAGTATTCAACATGTTGTAAATAAAATTTTAAACATTTTAAATAAAATAACTATCGAAAAATAA
- the cybH gene encoding Ni/Fe-hydrogenase, b-type cytochrome subunit, with translation MATTFNYKRVYVWELPVRFFHWVTAFSTTILIITGFIIADPPAINANVEATNSFWFGYIRAIHFITAYILIANLIFRVYWAFTGNQFANWRNFIPYTKKGIHNIIHVLKVDIFLMKDTEHKLYNISIGHNYLAAFSYFIMALFFLLQVMTGLSLIADTSSWWFPSMFKWVSTMFGGDIVTRYIHHILTWLFMAFVVIHVYLVLFHDYVEARGEASSMISGFKFVRAERLKESESEIIDKAEKITWKKKNKKTQKEK, from the coding sequence ATGGCAACAACATTTAATTATAAAAGAGTTTATGTATGGGAATTACCTGTTCGTTTTTTTCATTGGGTAACAGCATTTTCAACAACCATTTTGATAATTACAGGATTTATTATTGCAGATCCACCTGCTATCAATGCTAATGTAGAAGCTACAAATTCATTTTGGTTTGGCTATATAAGAGCTATTCATTTTATTACTGCATATATTTTAATTGCAAATTTAATTTTTAGAGTTTATTGGGCATTTACTGGTAATCAATTTGCAAATTGGCGTAATTTTATTCCATATACTAAAAAAGGAATACATAACATTATTCATGTGTTAAAAGTAGATATCTTTTTAATGAAAGACACAGAACACAAATTATACAATATAAGTATTGGTCATAATTACTTGGCGGCTTTCTCATATTTTATAATGGCATTGTTTTTTTTATTACAAGTAATGACTGGTTTATCACTTATTGCAGATACCTCAAGTTGGTGGTTTCCAAGTATGTTTAAATGGGTTTCAACTATGTTTGGAGGTGATATAGTTACACGCTATATTCATCATATTCTTACTTGGTTATTTATGGCATTTGTAGTAATACATGTGTACTTAGTTTTATTCCATGATTATGTAGAAGCAAGAGGAGAAGCCTCCTCTATGATAAGTGGGTTTAAATTTGTTCGCGCTGAAAGATTGAAAGAAAGTGAATCTGAAATTATTGATAAAGCCGAAAAAATAACATGGAAAAAAAAGAATAAAAAAACTCAAAAAGAAAAATAA
- a CDS encoding nickel-dependent hydrogenase large subunit, whose product MANRIVIDPITRIEGHLRVEAEIKDGKVVNAYTSSTMIRGMEKIVQGRDPRDVWAFVQRTCGVCTTVHAIASIRAVENALDIVIPPNAEIARNIVTIAHAMQDHVVHFYHLHALDWVDVTQVLNADPKATSELAQSISKWPNSSPGYFADVKARIKKFIDSGQLGIFAKGYWGHKAMKLPAEVNLLAVAHYLEALEWQKEIVKVHTILGGKNPHPHFLVGGMGSAINLDDAGGLNMERLAYVGQLLKDAHTFINEVYVPDLLAIASFYKDWGAIGDAKFNNYLSYGDLPTDNYRNPASFKWPQGVILNGDISKVHPVDLENTNEIQEFVNKSWYNYTEGKDKGLHPWEGETDINYTGPKPPFEHLDVDKEYSFLKTPRWKGKPMEVGPLARMLVGYASGVPEFKNVVDGALKALNIPVTALFSTLGRTAARGLESKLLADWGLEFYDKLIANIKNGDTRMANMEKWDPKTWPKEAKGVGYMEAPRGGLAHWIVIKDKKTDNYQMVVPTTWNASPRDPKGQMSAYESALIGTPIADPNNPVEILRTIHSFDPCLACAVHLYDEHGKHISQIQIGGSCSI is encoded by the coding sequence ATGGCAAATAGAATTGTAATAGATCCAATTACTAGAATAGAAGGGCATTTACGTGTAGAAGCTGAAATAAAAGATGGAAAAGTAGTAAATGCATATACTTCCTCAACAATGATAAGAGGAATGGAAAAAATAGTGCAAGGAAGAGACCCAAGAGATGTTTGGGCTTTTGTGCAACGTACTTGCGGTGTTTGTACTACAGTACATGCAATAGCTTCTATAAGAGCTGTTGAAAATGCGTTGGATATTGTTATTCCTCCTAATGCAGAAATAGCAAGAAATATTGTGACAATTGCACATGCAATGCAAGATCACGTAGTACATTTTTATCATTTACACGCATTAGATTGGGTTGACGTAACACAAGTTTTAAATGCAGACCCTAAAGCAACTTCTGAATTAGCACAAAGCATATCTAAATGGCCAAATAGTTCTCCTGGTTATTTTGCAGATGTTAAAGCCCGAATTAAAAAATTTATTGATAGCGGTCAGTTAGGAATTTTCGCCAAAGGATATTGGGGACATAAAGCAATGAAATTACCAGCTGAAGTAAACTTATTAGCGGTTGCTCATTATTTAGAAGCCTTAGAATGGCAAAAAGAAATTGTAAAGGTGCACACAATATTAGGCGGTAAAAATCCGCATCCTCATTTCTTAGTTGGGGGTATGGGTAGTGCAATAAATTTAGACGATGCAGGAGGGCTTAATATGGAGCGTTTAGCTTATGTTGGGCAATTATTAAAAGATGCTCATACGTTTATTAACGAAGTGTATGTTCCCGATTTGTTAGCAATTGCTTCTTTTTATAAAGATTGGGGTGCCATTGGCGATGCTAAATTTAACAACTATTTGTCTTATGGAGATTTACCAACGGATAATTATAGAAATCCTGCGAGTTTTAAATGGCCACAAGGTGTTATATTAAATGGAGATATTAGTAAAGTACATCCTGTAGATTTAGAAAACACCAATGAAATTCAAGAATTTGTAAATAAATCTTGGTATAATTATACTGAAGGTAAAGATAAAGGGCTACATCCTTGGGAAGGAGAAACCGATATCAATTATACAGGACCAAAACCTCCATTTGAACATTTAGATGTAGATAAGGAATATAGTTTCCTAAAAACTCCTAGATGGAAAGGGAAACCTATGGAAGTTGGCCCATTAGCAAGAATGTTAGTGGGGTATGCTTCAGGAGTTCCTGAATTTAAAAATGTTGTTGATGGCGCGTTAAAAGCACTAAATATTCCTGTAACTGCGTTATTTTCAACACTTGGAAGAACAGCTGCTAGAGGGTTAGAGTCTAAATTGTTAGCTGATTGGGGCTTAGAATTCTATGATAAACTTATTGCCAATATTAAAAATGGAGATACTCGAATGGCAAATATGGAAAAATGGGATCCAAAAACTTGGCCAAAAGAAGCTAAAGGAGTTGGGTATATGGAAGCTCCAAGAGGAGGTTTGGCTCATTGGATTGTGATTAAAGATAAAAAAACAGATAATTATCAAATGGTTGTTCCAACAACTTGGAACGCTTCACCACGTGATCCAAAAGGACAAATGTCTGCATATGAATCTGCTTTAATAGGAACGCCAATTGCAGATCCAAATAATCCTGTTGAAATTTTGAGAACCATTCACTCATTTGATCCTTGTTTAGCTTGCGCTGTGCATTTGTATGATGAGCATGGTAAACACATTAGCCAAATTCAAATTGGTGGGTCTTGTAGTATTTAG